The genome window AGATAGACGCAATTTTCATCGACGCGCGCATATGCCTTTGCATCATTCGTTTCCTTTTTTCGAAGGGATCACCTGCTTGCGCATTTCAGACAAACTGTAGGCGGGGAGCGGGCAATGATATCTCCGGCTCAGATCAGGAGAGCGTCTCCCTGCGTTGTGCCGCGATCCCGGTCCGACCCATGCAGCCCATATTCTATAGATTCATATACAACATCATAACAAGCAGAAGCGCATTTGTCAGACCACCGCATCGTCGTCCAGGAAGAAGCGAACAGATGGTTGTGGCATCGCTGTTTTTACGGGATGCATCCAGGTGGGGGGTGAATACACTTGATTTTAATCCGGAAACATCATGCGCCATGCCTGGAGGTCGCTGATTCACCCAGGGAGGATTGCCCTGTTCACAACCTCTCGTTGTGGCGTTATAGGGCATTTCATACCCGATCATCGGGTATTTCCTTAGTTCCCATACGGAAGCGGTTCTTTTCCGCCCTGACGGTGTCAATCTGCGGGGTTGCTTGTGCAGCGTACCGATGTGCACCTCCGCGCACTCCCTTGATTTCCTTGACAATTAATCCCTTGTCCCCGATCTGGAAACCAGGAGTGTCCATCAGGAAACACCGGATGAACACTCCTTAACGATCTGATTGCAACTGCATGCCGAGACACGCATGACGCTGCCTGAGTGCCTCGCATCTATGCATGCCCGTGCACAACGTAAAAAAATCCCCCGATATCTGCTGTTACCGGAGGATTCGATAATCATCCGCTCGATCGGCGGACCACCGGTCGGTGTGGCGTCATGAGAAGTAGCCATGTCACAGCGGTTTCAGGTTGCTGAACTCCCGCCATTCAAGGAAATACTCCGGCTTCAGGGCAATCTCGTAGAGATTTTCCATGACGTTGTAGTGCTTCTTCTCCTCGTTGGCGATCTCCAGCAGGATCTGCACGACCTCCTGCTGACTCGCCTTTGTTGCCATATCCTCGTACAGACGGACACTCTCTGCCTCGATCTTCATCGCATGCAGATAACCTTCCAGAGACTTCCTCATGCCGCCGAGTAGTAGTTCCTGCCCCTTCAGCGCAGTGAAGACATTTTTCGCCTCGGAAAGAACAGTGGTATCGGCCATCTTCCCGTCTCCTCCGGCCTTCATGGCCATCACGGTGTCATGGTGTTTCTGCTCGTCGGCCGCCAGCATGGTAAAGACGGTCTTCAATCCGCTGATCTCGGTCTCTGCTGCCAGCCCCTCGTAGTATGCCTTGCCGTCGAGTTCCATCTTCATCGCAAAATCGTACACGTTCATGAAATCCCCCCCTGCCGGCTATCCTACCCCTGCGCCGGCGTGTCGACCTGCCGTTCACCGATTATATGCACATCCCCGGACCGCACATGCTGTCAGGGGCACAAACAGGAAGGAGAAACCGTTCCAGCTCGGTGTACAGCTCCTCCATCTGCATCTGAAGCGCCTGGATCTGATCCAGCGTCGGCGCGGTCCCGTCAGAGACGTATGCCGCACGGATGTCGCTCAGCTCTTCGTGCAGCTCCCGCAGCCGGCAATAGGTTTCCTTCAACTGCCCGTATTCGACCTCACCCAGTTCCTCTGCCAATGGAATGTTCTCTGCCGTGTTCATGACAACCCCCTTTCCCGACCTCACCCCGGCATGTCTACTCCCAATCGATACAGTTTGCCGGACATGCGTCCATGGCTTCCTGTATCCTCTCCTCAGGGGCTCCGGCCGGATCGTACACTTCTGCATAGTTATCGTCGTTCATCCGAAAGACCTCGGGCACCATCTCGACGCACACCCCGCAACTGATACAGACTTCCTGATCCACGTACGGTCTTCTCCCCATCCCTTTCACCTCCCGCCACATGCGGCACTCCCGGTGCCGGCCATCGCCTTAGACCTCTTTGCGTAACCAGCGGTTCAACAGTTTCACCGTCTCGACCTCGTGGTGGGAAAGCGTCTGCATCCAGTCGAGGATGGACAGGAAGAGCGGGGCCGACCTGGGGAGACAGAGCCCTTCCACGAGCCGTGTCTCATGATGGGTACCAAACCTGAGACAGTATCGGCAGAGTTCGCGGCTCGACTCGATCACCTGCCGCAACGGCCCCCGATCGCCTCTCTTCACCGCTTCCGTCAGGGAGTCGAGGATGTTCTTCTGGTACTCGAACAGGAGCGTGACCTGCTGGACCGCCTGGTCGGAGAAGGGGATCCCGTCCCTGATCTGCATCAGGGTAGCCTCGCCAAGGCTTGCGATGGCCCCGGCCGCCATGTCCAAGTGGGCGAGGATGCTCTGGTAACGATAAAAGCGCCGCCTGCTCTTCAACGCAAGCCCGAACATCCGATCGTCGGCCTGCGCACCGGCAAAGGCGATCTCTTCCAGCAGATCCTGCCGATCCTGCTGCAAGGAATCAAGCTGCCCGGGCTGCTGGTGGATGAAGGCGGATCTGACCTTCTCCAGCATCTTCGCGAGCCTGTCCAGGATTGTCGTCAACTGCTCAGACTGTTCTTGCATCACGGCTTCCAGTCTCATCTTACTCACGCTCCCCGATGTCCGGCATCAGCCATCCTGTGCGGCCATTTCATAAAACGCGGGGAATTTATTCCATATTTGTATTATATCGTTTCGACGAAGAGGTTACAATCAAGCGTTCTGCCGCACGGTCGGAGTGGGGCCAGGGGACCGGATCGCCGGGTTCATGCCGAACATCGCCGAGACCGTGATCGCCATGCTCACCAGACATTATCCATGGCGAACCGGTGAAAAACCGGGACGCCCTGGCCAATCCCGAATCGCGGGAGTTATACCGGGACCTCCCGGAACTTGCCGATTGACAGGAATCTCCATGCAGCTCACAGGGGCACGAAATAGACATCGGTCGGTTTGAACTGGCAGTTGCGGCGGAACCGCGCCCGGATCGGCATGCCGATTCGCACCTCGTCCGGCTCGGCGCCGATCAGACGGGAGAGGAAGAGGGTGTCGACGCTGTCGAATTCGACCAGGACAAGGGTGAAGGGGGTCTCCTTGAGGAACGCCTCGCCGCCGAAGTGGCAGGTGGTGTAGGTGTGGACCCTCCCCTCCTGCGGCAGTTCGACCCATGAGGTCGGTGCACCGCACCCCATGCAGTGCCCCCGCGGCGTGGCATAGGTGTAGCCGCAGCCGATGCAGCGGCTTCCCAGGAGCTTCTTCCCGGCAAGGCCGGCAAAGAAGGGGGAGTCCTGGGCATAGGAATGCAGGTAGTCGATCTCATAGTGGTCTTTCACGATGATCGGGTCGGTATTGAAAAGGATTGTTCCTTCTTCGGTCTCGGGAAGTTTCGCATCCGTGTTCATGGGTAACCCCGCTCGCAGGGGGGATCCCCCCGCCTGAAGTCTCCTACACCCGCTCCATGACCGTCACCGTGATGTAGGTCCCTGTCCCGGCATGGCTGTGGATGAGCCCCTTCTTCGGATCGGGGAGCTGCAGGGCCGCATCCCCCAAGTGCCGGGCAATGCTCCCCTGGAGCTGCCAGAAGGCAAAGACCGCCTGCATGAGGCCCGTCGCACCCACCGGGTGGCCGCAGGCCAGAAGCCCGCCTGACGGATTCACCGGCAGGCGGGGCCAGGTCCCTTCGCCGGAAAATGTCAGGCCATAGTCCAGGTTGGCCATGAACGGCGCTCCGGCATCGACGAACCGCCCCCCCTGACCGTAGCGGCAGAATCCCAGGTCCTCGTAGGTCTGGATCTCGGACGAGGTATAGGCGTCGTGGATCTCGGCAAAGTCCAGCTCCCTGCCCGGATCGATGATCCCGGCCATCCGGTAGGCGAGCTTGGCCGCCATCCTTCCCCCCCGGAAAGAGTGGACACCCGGATAGCGCAGGTCGCGGTACTCCTCGGCCGTCTCATGGGGGAGGAGCGGCACCTCTCCGTGGGGACGGTCGGCCATCCGCATGGCATCGGTGCCCGAGCCGATGCCGGTGATCCGGACCGGCTGCTGGCAGAGCCGCTGGGCCACCTCCTCGGAGGCGAGGATGGCCACGGCCGCGCCGTCAGACATCTGGCAGCAGTCCAGGATGGTGAGCGGCGTTGCCACCATGGAGGAGCCGCGAACATCCGCCACGCTTAAGAGGGCCGGCTGCTGGGCATAGGAGTTATGGAGGGCGTTGCGATGGTTCTTCACCGCCACCTTGGCCATCTGCTCCAGGGTGGTGCCGAATTCGTGCATGTGGCGCCTGACCATCATGGCATAGTAGCCGGTGTAGAACCCTCCCACCGGGTAGTCGAAGTTGGTGTCCGAAGCGAGCGCGATGAACTCGTTCCCCTTCCAGGTGTTGACCCGGCTCATGGTCTCGAACCCCATGGCCAGGCAGACCTCCATCCTGCCGGAGGCCACCGCCTCCCAAGCGGCCTGGAAGCAGAGCCCGCCAGTGGCGCCCCCCCCTTCGACACGACGGGATGGCTTGGGGCAAAGCCCCAGGTAATCCTGGACCATGGCGCCGGCCATGGGCTGGCGGGTGAAGTGATCGGAAAAGTAGGAGCAGACGCTGCCGTCGATCAGGTCGCGGTCAAGCCCCGGCAGATCTGCCAGGGCATACTCGAACGCCTCCTTCACCATGAGGCGGAAATCCTTGTCCGGATGGGCCTTGGCAAACCTGGTGATACCCCCCGTAATCATGTAGACCGGTCTCATGATTTCCTCCGAAAATCAGGTTGAGGTTAAGGACCCCCTCCTTAACCTTAACCTGCCTTCAAAAGTTCCCTGGCGATCACCATCCGTTGGACCTCGGAGGTCCCTTCGCCGATCTCGCAGAGCTTTGCGTCCCGTAGGTAGCGCTCCACCGGGAAGGCGCGGGTGTAGCCATAACCGCCGTGGATCTGCACCCCCTTCACCGCCGCACGCATGGCTGCTTCGGCCGCAAAGAGCTTGGCCATGGCCGCCTCCTTGACACACGGCTGCCCGGTCTCCTTGAGCCGGGCGGCTCGCAGCACCAGGAGACGGGCGGCATCGAGCTCGGTGGCCATGTCGGCGAGCATCCACTGGATCGCCTGGAATTCGCCGATCTGCTGGCCGAATGCGGATCGCTTCCCGGCATAGACGAGGCTCTCTTCCAGGCAGCCGCGGCCGATCCCGACCGCCATGGCGGCAACGCCGACCCTGCCGGAGACGAGGACCTCCATGGCCTGGACAAAGCCGCGGTTCACCTCCCCCAGCAGGTTCCCCGCCGGCACCGCGACACCCTTCAGTCCGAGCCCCACCGTGTCGCTGGAATGGAAGCCGAGCTTCTCCATGTTCTGCCCCTTTGCCAGTCCGGGGGCATCGCCGGGAACGATGAACGCGGAGATCCCCTTGTCGCCCCGGGAGGGATCGGTGGAGGCCATGACCACATAGGTCCCGGCCACGGAACCGTTGGTGATGAAGAGCTTGTTGCCGGTCAGGCGCCAGCCGCCGTCATCGGGGAGCGCCACGGTCCGGATGCCGCCGGCATCGCTTCCTGCCTGTGGTTCGGTAAGGGCCCAGGACCCGAGGTGTTCACCCCGCGCCAGGGGTCCGAGGAAGCGCTCTTTCTGTGCCTCGGTGCCGAACAGGTTGATATGGCTGGCACAGAGGGTGTGGGCGAGCAGGGTGATGGCGACCGAGGCGTCCTCCCTGGCCAGCTCTTCCACGGCAATGGCATAGCTGACCAGGTCGCGCCCTCCCCCGCCGTAGGCCGGCGGCTGGACCAGCCCCAGCAGCCCGAGTTGCCGCATCCCCTCCACCGCCTGCCAGGGGAATTCCCCGGTCCTGTCGCGATCCCTGGCCCCCGGCCTCAGTTCAGTTGCGGCGAATGCCCGCACGGTCTGCCGAAGCGCTGCCTGTTCTTCCGTGAGCTCGAAATCCATGCCGTCACCTCACTCTGTCGTTCTCCCCGCACCCGGAACCGGCGGGGCCGGCGGGCATCTGCCCCGGTTATCGGTCAGGATAGGGGAAAAACCCCTGCCCCGACTTCCTCCCCAGCAGCCCCTCCCCGACCATGGTCACCAGCAGGGGACAGGGGGCGTACCGGGGGTCGCCGAAACCGGCGTAAAGTGTGTTGGCGATGGCCAGCACCGTATCGAGCCCGATCAGGTCGGCCAAGGACAGCGGCCCCATCGGCAGGTTGGCGCCGAGCCGCATCCCCTTGTCGATCTCCTCCGCGCTGGCAACCCCCTCGTGGAGTGCCCGGATCGCCTCGTTGATCATCGGGATCAGGATCCGGTTGACGATGAAACCGGGGCGGTCGCGGGATACCACCAGCTCCTTCCCCAGGCGGGTCGCCAGGTCAGCGGTGGCGGAAAAGGCCGCTTCGCCCGTCTCCTCCCCTCGGATGACCTCCACCAGCTGCATCACCGGCGCCGGGTTCATGAAGTGCATCCCGATCACCCGTCCAGGGAGCCCGGTTGCCGCGGCGATCCTGGTGATGGGGATGGAGGAGGTATTGGAGGCAAGGACGACGTCGGGTCGCACGATAGCGTCGAGCCGGCGGAACAGCTCCAGTTTCAGGGCTTCATCTTCGCTCACCGCCTCGACCACGAAATCGGCAGCGGCAAGGTCGGCAAGGGAGGTTGTCGTGTCGATGCGGGAAAGGATCTCCCCGATCTCGCTTTCGGCAATAGCCCCCTTCCCTGCCTGCCTCTGCAGCTGTTCGCGGATTGCGTCAACCGCCCGTTCGAGCTGGGTCGCGACGGCATCGCACAGGATGCAGGCGAGGCCGTGCGCGGCACAGAGCTGTGCGATCCCCTGCCCCATTACCCCTGCGCCGACGATGCCGATCCGTTCGATCATGCCCCACTCCTCTTTAGCGGCAGGTTGTTGAAATACTCAGGTTGTTCAAAAATGGTCAGATCGTCGCACCCGCAGAAAGCCCCGCGGAGGCGTAGCAGCGCTACGCCGCACAAGGAGGCTTTCGAGGACGGCGGCGAGATGGCCGTTTTTCAACAACCTGTCAAACCCGCTCGAAGATCATGGCCACCGCCTCGCCACCGCCGATGCAGAGGGAGGCCAGGCCATAGCGCGCCTGCCGTCGGTGCAGTTCCCGGATCACCGTCGCCGCAAGCCTGCCGCCGCTGGCGCCGATGGGATGGCCGAGCGCAATGGCGCCGCCGTTCACGTTCACCCGGTCGGGGTCGAGCCCCAGGGTCCTGATGGCGATGAGCGCCACCGCGGCGAATGCCTCGTTGATCTCGAACAGGTCGATGGCGTCCAGGGGGAGCCCCGCCTTGGCGCAGACCTTCCGGATCGCCCCCTCCGGCGCCTCGGGGAACCGGTCGGGATGGCGGCTTTCGCTGGCAGCGGCGACGATCCGCGCCTTGGGCCGCAGGTTGAAGCTCGTGAGCCCCGCCTCGTCGGTGAGAAGGGCCAGGGCCGCCCCGTCTCCGATGGTGGAGGCGTTGCCGGCAGTGATGGTCCCCTCCTGCCGGAAGGCGGGCTTCAGAAGGGGAAGCCGCTCCAGGTCCGCCTTGAACGGCTCTTCGTCCGCTTCGACCACCCGGCTGCCCGCTTTGTCCGGGATCGCCACCGGGACGATCTCCTCGGCAAACACCACCTCCTGCATGGCCTTTCGGGCCAGTAGGTACGAACGAAGGGCATATTCGTCCTGTTCGGCACGGGTCAGGCCGTGGCGCAATGCGCTCTCCTCGCCGATCTCCCCCATGAGCCGGCCGTTGTCCGGGTCCTGGAGGCCGTCGAGGATCATCAGGTCGAAGATCCGGTCATGGCCGAGGCGATAGCCGCGACGAGCCTTATTGAGAGCGTAGGGAGCCTGCGACATGCTCTCCATGCCGCCGGCGATCACCACCCGGGAGTCGCCGAGCATGAGGGAGCCGGCGCCGAGCATGAGCGCCTTGAGGCCACTGCCGCAAACCTTGTTGATGGTCAGGGCATGGGTCGCATCGGGGATTCCGGCCAGCCGCATAGCCTGCCTGGCTGGGGCCTGGCCGCAACCGCCGGCAAGGACCTGGCCGACGATCACCTCGTCCACTGCCTCGGCCGCAAGGCCGGACCGCGCCAGGAGCCCCTTCATCACCGTTGCAGCCAGCTGCGGCGCCGCCACGTCGGCAAGCGCCCCCGCAAGGGAGCCAAAAGGCGTCCGCAGCGCTTCGACCACATATACGTCGTTCATATGATCCCCGGATCTCCTCATTGGAATATCTTCCAGTATACCATGTCGGGCGATCAATTCTTCCGGACGGGAACGGAGTTCCACTGGGATTATCCCGAAAGAAAAACAGGAATCTTCGGCTTTTGGGGAGGATTCGGTCGAGGAGTGTGCGTTTGCAAAGAGACTGCGATGCGGAGAGTGCGGCAAACCGGCTGAGGAACAGACCGAAGGCCCCGTACCGTTCTCGTAGAACAGGTACAGGGCCGTTGCCCGCAGAGTGATCTGTGTTCATCCGGTGTTTCCGGATGAACACTAGGCTTATTTTTCCATGAGGATTTTTTCGATGGTATCGTCCACCGATCCAGGGGCGACCTGCGATGAGGGTTTCGCGGCAACGGGGATCAGCGGCTGACCAGCGTCCTCTCTGCCGCCGCTTTCATTGCCGCGTGACAGCTTCGCGGCAAGGTCTGCGATCGCTTCGGCATACATGAGCTGTATCACCCCGTTGATATCGGCGTGAAAATGGTCCGTCATACACTGGAGCCCCATCCCGCATCCTTCGTAGATATTCCTGGGGGTATTCCGTACGCTCTTGACTTCCTTTGCCCAGACCGCTGTCTTGTCGGTTCTCTGCAGTGCCCGGAGGCTGAGGGCATATTCGTTGGGGGTGTTCCAGCCACCGGCCAGATAGGCCTTCTCCAGCGTCCCTTCAACGAAGTAGGTCTCGTCCGTCAGTTCCGACGGGCTATAGATGAACTTTACGTCCCTAAACCTTCCCGACGCCACCATCTCGTCCGCAAATGCCTTGGCCCACAGGTCGGGTGTCAGGGCGGCCATGGAACCGCTGATGCCGGTCTTCACGACATTGAACCTCAAATTGTCCGGGTCGAATATGCTGCCGCGTTGCGTGAAATCCTCGGTGCCATCCACAAAGGGGAGGACCGCAATCTTCGTCGGGATCGGGGTCACCCCTGCCGCGGGAGCACCCGGCTTATAGACGAACTTCGTCTCGACGCAACCTGTCAGCGAAAACAGGGCCAGGGCTGCAATAGCCAACGTCAGTCTCGATAGCTTATGTCTCATGGAAACTCCTTTCCCTGCGTTGTCGTCTTGCCTTCCGGCTTCACCGGATCTCCTCCCACCATCTATTCAGCCTTTTCATCTCGGCAGGCGCCGGTGCGCCAGGCCGCTCGCCGATTCTCGCTTCGAGCGTCTCTCCGGCCGCGACCGTCACCGATTCACCCAGCGGGGTCACGGCTTCGACCCGGCCTTCGATGACGACGACTGCGGTCTGGCCGCCGGCAGCAAATACGGCTAACCGACCCGAATCGAATCTGAACCTGAGCGCCTCGGTGACAATTGAGAATCTCCCTGGCACAGAGAGAGCATCTTCCCTGCCGGGCAACCTGTTTGCCGCGAAATAGGTGAGCCCCTGTGACAGCGTCTGCCGGCATTCCCCAGTCGGCCTGCAATCGCCGATAACCGCCTTCGAATCCGGCCCGATCCTGAACTCGCTCCCATTCCAGAGGGTAAGGCCGACCCCCCTCCGTGCCGTCGTGATCACGTCGTTTGCACCGATTGCCTGCGGTTCGAGACCACCGCCCCACCTGATCCCGATGGCGCCCGTCGCCGCTTCTTTTTCGAGACCGGCCATGATCTGAGCGAACTCGTTTTTCTGCGCCGCCATGTAGTCGTCCACTTCCCCGCGGGCGGCACCGTCTCCGGCCCCCCTGGCCCCTTCGATCTGCGCCAGGGATCTGAGGAGCGCCCGCTTCTCCTCTGCTTTGCAATACAGGGACAGAACGGGATCTTCGCACGGGTCCGTCAGGGGAGACAGTGTCCCGGCGGACGCGAATGCCTCAGCGAGACCGCGCAACCGGAACAGGGCATGGTCGCGCCAGGAAAGGAGATAGAGATCGCCTTCCCGGCACCGGAGCATCCCCCCCAGACCGCGCCGGACAACGACGAAGTCGCTGCCGCGCACGGCATACAGGTTCTCCCCCTCCGAGAAATAGAGCAGACCGTGCCGTTCGTCGACCGCTAGGGAAGAGATGGCCGGGAAGTCGGGCAGATAGGCAAAGAGCCCGGCAGAACCACCCTCCCGGAGCGTATAGATTCTCGGGCCAACGGAGAAAAACAACACTCCCCGCGCCAGGGCCATGGCGTCGATCGGCGCGTCGAGTTCGAGCAATGCCTTGTGTCCCATGCCCTCCTTGTAGAGAAACAAGACCGGCTTCCCAGTCGGCGTGATCCCACTGATGAAGGTACGCTCGTTGTCAGAGGCAAGGATGCGGCTCTTCAGGGGGACGTCCAGCAGTTTCCGCGGGGTACCACCGTCTGAGACGAAAAGTGCGCCGTTTGTCAGGAACTGAAACCTGGCGCCGGAAAAGGCGAGCCATCCGGGGTTCCTGAGCGGCTCTCCGAACAGGAATTCTCCTGCGCCGGCATCGTAGATATTGTCCCTGGTGAGGACGAGAACAGCCCCTGCCGGGTCCACATCATAGACATACGAATCGCCGAGAAAGGCGGTATCGAGCAACCTGCGAACCTCGACACCCGCGGCCAGCCCCGTGGCCGGCGTGACGAGATGCATCGCCAGCACCATGAAGATCCATGCAAGGATTCTGCAACCGTGGCGTTCCCTATTCATTGCCGAGCGCCTTTTTGTACTGGTACGTGTATCGAGGTGGCGGGAATTTGCCGGTGACGTCATCAAAGAGGCTGTTCAGGAAATTCAGGGGGACCCTGTCCGCCCTCGCTGCCAGTTCCCTGGCATTATCGGCACTGCCGGAGGCGATGACCCGTGGGGCGTCCGTCAGGATTTCACCGACCTCGTCGCTGGTGGACTTCACTGCCGACAGGATGGTATACCCCGTCGTCAGGGTCTTGCCGACACCGCCGAGGTTCTTCTCGATGAGCTCTTTTGCCACATCCTTCAGCAATTCCTTTGGCCGTGACTTTATGAACTCGGTAAGTTCCACCTGCTCGTCCGCTTTTTGATACGCAGATTTCGCCTTGGACCACCAGCCGGGTCCGTCGCTGTCCGGGGAATCGTCAGAAGGCTTGAGCGCCGCTTTGCCCCGATCATCCGCTGAGACCTTCGGCAGGGGGACGTCCGACGCATCGAGCCTCTTCCCCTTGTTCCACTTCCGGTCCCATGCCGACTTGAGGTCCACGACCGTTGCGTCGTAGCGGAGACCGGTGTCGTTGTCCCGCTCTTGCATCTCGGTGGCCTTGAGGGCGCCGATCAGGTCGCCGGAAGTACCGGCCCCGGCTTGCGAATGCCGGCGGGCACCACAATAGCCGCTGGTCCCGGAGATCCGGTCGGCTTCCGATATCAGCTGCGCAGCTTCCCGTTTCAGCGATTCAGCCCTCTTGAGATAGAGATCGGTATCTCCAAAAGACTGTGCCGGACTGATCCTCGGCTGATCACCTTTCATGGCCATGCTTCGGCTTTCCCGCTTGAGCCGCTCGATCTCCCCCAGGGCTTCGGTCTTGAGATTCTGGCAGGCCTGGTGGGCCATATTCCCTGCCTGGACATAGCTCTGCTGGACCTTACGGACGAAATCAGCGCTCTGCCCCCTGCCGGTCCCTGCCGCAAAGCTCGGCGGCGATGGGCAGAAGAACGCCGGCATGCTACAGGAGCCGGGGGCGTCCAGGCAGGTATCGATGGCCTGGAGCGCCTGGTTGATGGTACGCTCCATCTGGACAAAATATTGGTTGAGCCCGGGAACGATCCCCCTATCCTGATAACTGGAAGTCGCTCCCTGCCTGAGTTGCGGCAGGATATCCCGGACCTGTGCGATCCTGGTCCTGATCGACTGACTGACTGCAACAGTGTTGCTCCCGCGTGCCACCTGGTTCTGGGAGAGATTCCCTGCTGTGCCTTTCAGAAACCGTTTCCGTTCTTCCGATCTCCTTTCGGCATCCCTGGCGTCCCGGTCCGCTCTTTCAGCCCTTTCGCAGAGAAGATCGGCGTTCACCCTGCCGGTCTCCGCCCACGCAAACGGACAGGAAAGCGTTACGGCGAAGAGAACCGCACAGCACCATCCTCCTCTGTTGGCTGTACCGATACGCATGACGAGATTCAGCGACTCGGGGTGAGGGCAATAAATTCCCGGGCGTCTTCCTTGATCTGTTCCAGACGTCGGCCATCGCCTTCGATCTTCTGCAGCAGTTCATCGGCAGCCACCAGCAGGTATTTTGCGTTCGCGATACTGATCAGACGGTTGTGGGCCTCCATGAGCCGGTTTCCCTCGTTTTCGAATTCATCGGCCCGCATCTCCAGGGGGCCGGCCTTTTTTTCGGCTTCAGCGCTCAGCTGGCCCGCCTTCCCCTGGGCATCCATGACCGCCTGTGCATCCATCGACTGCTGCCCCTGGATCATCCTGCCGGTCATGGCTGAGGCCAAAGCAGTATTCGATGAAAACTGCCCTCCCCCCATGCTCGTAATGGCACCGAACATCTCCCCGATGAACCCGGATACGGCGGCATCCTGTTCCGCCTTGCTCCGCAGCATCTCGCCTTTCTGCGACGACTCCGAACGGTATCCTCCGGCCTTCCTTCTCAGCTCTTCGGCAGCAGCATATTTTTTGCGTGCCGCTGCCTTCAGGAGTTCCGCCTTCCGCTTCAGCGTCTCCGCCGACTTCTTCATCTCTTCCGTCTCAGTTGCGGACAACATGGAAGGGCTCGGTTCATCCTTGGGCATAAAGAGAGGGCTGCCGGCAAAAGCCGGGCCTTGGGCGCAGAGGATACACGTCGCAAAGATGAACGCCTTGGCAGTCGAATTTTTCATGGTTGGCCTCCGCACAGAGAACTATCCTGCAACAAGACAACTACTCAGATACAGCTTCAAAGGCCGGTACAAACCGTCCATTTCAATCAGCAGACGCTTGATATCGTCCCGGTTTTTCTCAATGGTTTTCCCTGCCAGCTTGAAACGCTCAAATGCCTTCCTGGCCGACACCGAACCCTTTTCCCTGCCGATGTCCAGCGCACCAAGGGGGCCGCTGCCCAACACCTCTTCGGAAAGCTCGGCAGCCTCCAGGTCGTCGGCGACCTTAGAACTCGTTTCTGCGGCGGTCTTGGCCATATCGTCCCGCTGCTTGTAAACCTCCCAGATATTCGCCAGCTCTCTCCTGCGCTCCTCTGTCTTTGCCATCATCCGGAGGACTTCATTCAAATCCTCACCTACCCCCGGTCTGGCCACGAGAATCGCTGCAGAACAGCATTCCGGAAGGGTTCCGGAAGCCCCTCCCTTTTCAAGCTCGTACAGCTGTCGCCGTAACATGACGATATCGCCGGTTTTCTTCCTGATGCCTGCAGAAAGGGAGAGTGCGCAGCCGTATCGTTTCAGCCATGGACTCTGTTCGATGACGTCGGCGAGCCTTTCCCTGACATTCGAAGCGCCCGGTTGTACTTGTGCGGGCAGGATCAACCCCCGAAACTCCGCAGCAGAGGAGCTTTCCGGGAACCTCAGCAGAAAAGCCTTGTAACCGTATTGACTCCTCCAGGCCTTGACCTGCTTGTAGGTCTTTTGCGAAAGGAGCTTTCGGCCCTCCCCGGCAAAGCGGGACTCCGGGTACTTGAGCAGAAAGTATTCCATGGGCACGGGAGAAGCGTCCCCGCTCGCCCTCTTGAACTCGATCTCCTCCAGACGCTCCCGGATTTCCGGCGCTCCGCTGTGCTCCTTGAAATAGAAGAGAAAATCGTAGAGGGCCTCCACGGAGTTTTCGTTACGGGCGGCTTTAAAGGCAAGATCGGCCACGGTAGCGGCAATCT of Geobacter sp. contains these proteins:
- a CDS encoding acetyl-CoA C-acyltransferase, with product MNDVYVVEALRTPFGSLAGALADVAAPQLAATVMKGLLARSGLAAEAVDEVIVGQVLAGGCGQAPARQAMRLAGIPDATHALTINKVCGSGLKALMLGAGSLMLGDSRVVIAGGMESMSQAPYALNKARRGYRLGHDRIFDLMILDGLQDPDNGRLMGEIGEESALRHGLTRAEQDEYALRSYLLARKAMQEVVFAEEIVPVAIPDKAGSRVVEADEEPFKADLERLPLLKPAFRQEGTITAGNASTIGDGAALALLTDEAGLTSFNLRPKARIVAAASESRHPDRFPEAPEGAIRKVCAKAGLPLDAIDLFEINEAFAAVALIAIRTLGLDPDRVNVNGGAIALGHPIGASGGRLAATVIRELHRRQARYGLASLCIGGGEAVAMIFERV